The following proteins are encoded in a genomic region of Cricetulus griseus strain 17A/GY chromosome 7, alternate assembly CriGri-PICRH-1.0, whole genome shotgun sequence:
- the Gna13 gene encoding guanine nucleotide-binding protein subunit alpha-13, with protein sequence MADFLPSRSVLSVCFPGCVLTNGEAEQQRKSKEIDKCLSREKTYVKRLVKILLLGAGESGKSTFLKQMRIIHGQDFDQRAREEFRPTIYSNVIKGMRVLVDAREKLHIPWGDNKNQLHGDKLMAFDTRAPMAAQGMVETRVFLQYLPAIKALWDDSGIQNAYDRRREFQLGESVKYFLDNLDKLGVPDYIPSQQDILLARRPTKGIHEYDFEIKNVPFKMVDVGGQRSERKRWFECFDSVTSILFLVSSSEFDQVLMEDRLTNRLTESLNIFETIVNNRVFSNVSIILFLNKTDLLEEKVQVVSIKDYFLEFEGDPHCLRDVQKFLVECFRGKRRDQQQRPLYHHFTTAINTENIRLVFRDVKDTILHDNLKQLMLQ encoded by the exons ATGGCGGACTTCCTGCCGTCGCGCTCCGTGCTGTCCGTGTGCTTCCCGGGCTGCGTGTTGACGAACGGCGAGGCCGAGCAGCAGCGCAAGTCCAAGGAGATCGACAAATGCCTGTCGCGGGAGAAGACCTACGTGAAGCGGCTGGTGAAGATCCTGCTGCTGGGTGCGGGCGAGAGCGGCAAGTCCACCTTCCTGAAGCAGATGCGGATCATCCACGGCCAGGACTTCGACCAGCGCGCGCGCGAGGAGTTCCGCCCCACCATCTACAGCAACGTGATCAAAG GTATGAGGGTGCTGGTAGATGCCCGAGAGAAGCTTCATATTCCCTGGGGAGATAACAAAAACCAGCTCCATGGTGACAAGTTGATGGCATTTGATACCCGTGCCCCCATGGCTGCCCAGGGGATGGTGGAGACTCGAGTTTTTTTGCAGTATCTTCCTGCTATAAAAGCCTTGTGGGATGACAGTGGTATACAGAATGCCTACGACCGGCGCCGGGAATTCCAACTG gGTGAGTCTGTGAAGTATTTCCTGGATAACTTGGATAAACTTGGAGTACCA GATTACATTCCATCACAGCAAGATATTCTGCTTGCCAGGAGACCCACCAAAGGCATCCATGAGTACgactttgaaattaaaaatgttcCTTTTAAAATGGTTGATGTAGGTGGCCAGAGATCAGAACGGAAACGTTGGTTTGAATGCTTTGACAGTGTGACATCAATACTTTTCCTTGTGTCTTCAAGTGAATTTGACCAGGTGCTTATGGAGGATCGCCTGACCAATCGCCTTACAGAATCTCTGAACATATTTGAGACAATTGTCAATAACCGGGTTTTCAGCAATGTCTCTATAATCCTCTTCTTAAATAAGACAGACTTGCTTGAAGAGAAAGTGCAAGTTGTGAGCATCAAAGACTATTTCCTAGAATTTGAAGGGGACCCACACTGCTTAAGAGACGTCCAAAAGTTTCTGGTGGAATGCTTCCGGGGCAAACGCCGGGACCAGCAGCAGAGGCCGTTGTACCACCACTTCACCACCGCCATCAACACAGAGAACATCCGCCTCGTGTTCCGAGACGTGAAGGACACGATCCTCCACGACAACCTCAAGCAGCTCATGCTCCAGTGA